DNA from Paratractidigestivibacter faecalis:
GTGGCCGTCATCCCCGACGGCCTGGGCGTCGTCGTGGCCCAGCACTAGGGCTCTCTGGCGCGTCGGCATGTGGTGTGCGGCCGCGCACCTGTGCCGGCGCGCCTTGCCGTTAAATAATCGTTGCAACTACCTAAGGAGTTTTACGCGTGGCTAGCTTTGACCTTCTCTACCACATGCTGTGCGAGTTTGGCAGCACGGCGCTCATGATCATCTTCGGCGTGGGCGTTCACTGCGACACCGTCCTCAAGGGTGCCAAGTACCAGGGCTCCGGCCACATGTTCGCAATCACCACCTGGTCCTTTGGCATCTCGGTGGCCCTGTTCATCTTTGGCGGTGCCGTCTGCATGAACCCGGCCATGGTCCTGGCCCAGTGCATCGTGGGCCTGGTGCCCTGGTCCTCCTGCATCCCGTACATGGTCGCTGACATGCTCGGCGGCTTTGCGGGAGCTGTCGTTGCGTGGTTCATGTACGCCGACGAGTTCCGCGCGTCCGAGGGCGTGGTCGACCCCATCGCTCAGCGCAACATCTTCTCGACCAACCCCACCGAGGGCTTGCAGAACCTCCCGCGCGACTTCTTCTGCGAGGCCATCTGCACCTTCGTCTTCATCAGCGCGATTCTGGCCGCGGCCAGCCGCGCGGGTGAGAACGTCCTCATGCTGGCCATCTGCGTGGGCCTCATCGTCTGGGCCGTCGGCATGGGCATGGGCGGCATCACCGGCTTTGCCATGAACCAGGCCCGTGACCTCGGCCCGCGCTTTGCCTACCAGGTGCTTCCCATCAAGGACAAGGCCGACAACAACTGGAAGTACGGCCTGCTGGTTCCTGGTCTGGCCCCGTTTGTGGGCGCCGTCCTGGCCGCGCTCTTCGTTCACGGCTTCCTGGGCCTGTTCTAGGCCACAGCCCAACCATCCGCTGTTCAGAGAGCTGGCAAGGGCCGGGCGGCGAGTCTTTTGAGGCTCGCCGCCCGGCCCTTCTTGCGTTTCTCCGCGCACCTACTCAAACAGCGGCTTGGTGGCGCGCAGAAAGTCCTCCGCCAGCTCCTGGGGCATGGAGGCAAAGTCGCTCCAGGCCCACCACTGGACCATGCCCACGAAGGTGGCTGCGATGTGGTGCAGAAGGAAGCTTCGGTTCATCTGGCCCGCCTGCCCCGTGGGTTCCTCGGGCACCGTCCGCGCGGCGCGAGAGACTATGGCGTGGCGCAGGCAGTCGGCAAACCGCCTTGACCCGGCGCCCTTGACCAGGGCCTTTACTCCCTCGCGACGGTCCCAGAGGTTCTGGAGGACCTGCTCGAGCTGCTGCTCCGGGCCAAGGTCGGAGCCGTCGTCCACCCTGAGGGCGCAGGTGCAAAGTCCGCTCACCAGCTCGGCGAGAAGGTCGTCCTTGCCCTTGAACTGGGCATAGAAGGTGGCGCGACCCACTCCGGACCGGGCGAGGATGTCCGCCACGGTGATCTTGGCGTAGTCCCGCTCAAGAAGCAGCTCGGAGAAGGCCTGTTCTACGGCAAGGCGGCTGCGGCGCTTGCGGGCGTCCATCAGGCGTCGGCCTCCACCGCGGCTGCCTCGACGGCGCGGAAGACCTCCTGGAACGAGGCTCCCGTGCGCTCGCATGCCGCAACCACGGAGCCGTACTCCGGGTAGGAGCGCACGCTCCCATTGGGCAGGACCACGCGCTTAGTGGCGATGGAGCCAAAGCGCGTCTGCACTTCGTCGGGCTGGCGACGCAGCGGGTGGCGCAGCATGGTCATGGACCGAATGCCAATGGTGGTGGTGTTCTCAAAGATAAGGTCCATGAGCTGCTGCTGGTTTGACTCGTCGCAGATGACCTCGAGCTGGTAGCCGGGACGCCCCTTCTTCATGACCACGGGGACGGCGTGTGCGTCGCGGGCGCCGGCCGCCATGAGGAGCTCGATGGTGCGCCCGAGGGCCTCGCCCGTGCAGTCGTCGAGGTCGCACTCAAGCTTGGTGACGGGGTGCTCGGCACCGGGGTCGTCATCGGCCGCCTCCTCGTCGCGGGCGCCCGCGACCTCGGCCAGCGTCACGCGCAGCACGCCGGCGGTGTTCTCGTAGGCGCGCTTGCCGGCCCCGTAGCCGCAGGCCAGGATGCGATAGGAGTCCGGAAGCTCGGCGGAGGTGCGCAGGGCCGCCACGATTGCGGCGCCCGTCGGCGTCACCAGCTCGCCGTGGACGGGGGCGGGCACGAGCTCGATCCCCGCGGCGGAGCACAGGTTGGCCACAGCGGGGACGGGGATGGGCATCATGCCATGGGCGCAGCGGATGGTTCCGTGGCCCTCGCTGAGGCAGGGCACGACGACCTGGTCCACGCCCAGGTCGTCAAGGCAGGCAGCGACGGCGCAGATGTCCACGATGGAGTCCACGGCACCCACCTCGTGGAGCATGACGGTGTCCGGCGTGGCGCCGTGCGCCTTGGCCTCCGCCTCGGCAAGCTTGCCAAAGACGGCCAGGGCCAGCTCCTTGGCGCGGGCGGTCAGCCCCGAGGCCTCGATGACGGCGCGCACGTCCGCGAGCGAGCGGTGCGCGTGGTGGTGCCCATGCCCGTGATCGTGGCCGTGAGCGTGCTCGTGGCAGTGCTCGGCCTCGTGCTCGTGGCAATGCTCGTGCTCGTGCCCCTCGTCGTGGTGGTGATGGTGCTCGTGCCCGTCCGCGCCATTCTCGCCAAAGAGCCAGGCCATGTCGTGGTCGTGGTTCTGGTGCTCGTCGTCCAGGACGACGTCAAAGTCGCAGGCAGAGAGGCCGCTCTTGGCCACCCGGCTCACGCGGGCCTCAAACCCGTGGACGGGCAGGGTCGCGAGGGCCGCCATGAGGCGCTCCTCGCTGGCACCCAGGTCAAGGAGGGCCGCCACGGTCATGTCTCCGCTGATGCCCGACGTTCCGTCAAAGATGAGGGCCCTCTGCCGGCCCTGCTCGTTGCTCATATGGTCTCCCTAGTCCCTGTCGCTCAGATGGTTGATGAGGCTTGCCTGGTAGCCGGCCCCAAACCCGTTGTCTATGTTCACGACGCTCACGCCGCTTGCGCAGGAGTTGAGCATGCTCAGCAGCGCGGCCACGCCGCCGAGGCTGGCCCCGTACCCCACGCTCGTGGGAACGGCGATGACGGGGCAGCTCACCAGGCCGCCGATGACGCTGGCAAGCGCCCCCTCCATGCCTGCGACGGCAATGACGACCTGCGCCCGCGCCAGGTCCTCGGCATGGGCCAGCAGGCGGTGGAGGCCCGCCACGCCCACGTCCCAGACGCGCTCGACGCGGTTGCCCAGGAACTCCGCCGTGAGGGCGGCCTCCTCGGCCACGGGCAGGTCGCTCGTCCCGGCGCAGGCCACCACAATGCGGCCGTTGCCCGAGGGCTCGGGCATGCCACCCGCAATGGCAAGGCGGGCGTCCTCGCGGTAGTCCCAGCCGGCGTCGCAGGTCATGAGCGCACGGGCCTCGGCGGCCTTCTGCGGGTCAAGGCGCGTGACCAGCACGTGCCGCTGCCCTGCGGCCACCAGGGCGTCGACGATGCCCGCCACCTGCGCGGCCGTCTTGCCCTGGCCAAAGACCACCTCACCCGCGCCCTGACGTACGCCCCGCGCCAGGTCCAGCTGGGCATAGCCGATGTCTGCCACCGGCGCGGATTGAATCTGTGCCAGCGCCTCCGCGACGCCGGTCCTGCCGTTCGCGACCTTGTCGAGAAGTGCCTTGAGCTCGCTCTTGTCCATGGCCTACGCCTCGGTGGGCATGGTCGCTGCGTCAGTGCCGGCCTCTGCCGCCTCGCGCTCGCGAGCCGCCTTGGCCGCGGCGTTCTCGCGGGCAAGGGCGGCCGCCTCGGCGACGCTGGGTTCGATGTTGCCGTCGGTGCGCACGCGGTCGGCAGCGTCGGGGTGGGAAGCCATGAAGCGGTCCACCGTGGCGGCAAGGGACTCGGGCGTGATGGCCTCGTTCTTGCCAAAGTAGGCGCCGTAGCAGGCGTAGCTCGGCTTGTTGGCCGTGGGTAGCCCCAGCTTGGCGGACTCCTCGCGCACCATGTCCTTGGTCATGCCCGCCGCGCGCAGCGGAGAGACAATGCCAAGCTCGTGGATGGCGCGGAAGCCCGGCCTGCGGTCCTCGCGGTCGCTCGCGTTGGTGCCGTCCAGCAGCACGGTGCGGCCGTCGGCGCGCATGTGCTCGAGGATGGTGCCAAACACCATGGACTTGCAGTGGTAGCAGCGGTCCCACGGGTTGGCGCGCAGGTCGTCGTGGCCGCTCCAGATGTTGATGGGAATTATCTCCTGCTCGGCGCCCAGCATCTTGGCGATGGTCACGGAGTCGTCCGTGTCGCGCGTGATCTGGAGGTCGTCAAGGATGGTGTAGGCCTTCACGTCGTAGCCCTGACGCAGGAGCTCTGCCAACAGGTAGCACGAGTCCACGCCACCGGAGTAGGCAAGTCCGTAGCGGACGTTCTTGTCGAGGTCAAACTGCATGGATGGCGTCCCTTCTCCTGGGTTAAGACGCATCCATGGTAGCCTCAGATTCCGAACATATCGTCCAATATGTTCGGTTTCTTAACAACGCCATAGCGGGCTCCCCTATAATCTGCCCCACTGACACTAATGACATATGGAGGGGTTTCATGGGCGAGAAGCACGTTGCGTCGCTTGGCGGTATGACCAGAAGGGCGTTCTTTGGCGGCACGGCTGTCGTTGCGTGCGGCGCTGCGCTTGCAGGCTGCGGCACCGGCGGCTCCCAGAGCGACGCGTCCGGCTCTGCCGCTCAAGCCGGCGACACCCGCACCGTCACCATTGCAATGAGCCCCACCAACGAGCCCGACGCCGGCTTTGACCCGTGCGTGGCCTGGGGCTGCGGTGAGCACGTGCACGAGCCGCTCATCCAGTCAACGCTGATCACCACCAAGGAGGACATGTCCTTCGAGTGCGACCTTGCCACGGGCTATGAGTGCTCCGAGGACGGCCTCACCTGGACCTTCGCCCTGCGCGACGACGCCAAGTTCAGCGACGGCAAGCCCGTGCTGGCCGGCGACGCCGCCTTCACGATCAACACCATCCGCGAGTCCAAGAACGCCCAGGCCGACCTCTCCATGGTCGAGGAGGCCACGGCTCCCGATGACGCCACGCTGGTCCTGCGCCTCTCCAAGCCCTACAACGCGCTTCTCTACACCCTGGCCGTGGTGGGCATCGTCCCCGAGCACGCCTACGGGGCGGACTACGGCAGCGCCCCCATCGGCTCCGGCCGCTACGTGCTTGCGCAGTGGGATCACGGCCAGCAGGTCATCCTCGAGGCCAACCCGTCCTACTACGGCGAGGCCCCGCAGATGGAGCGCGTGGTTGTGGTCTTCATGGAGGAGGACGCGGCGCTGGCTGCCGTGCGCTCCGGCCAGGTGGACATGGCCTACACCTCCGCGACCCTGGCCGACCAGCAGGTGAGCGGCTACACGCTCGAGTCCTATGACACCGTGGACTCCCGTGGCTTCCAGATGCCCGTCATCCCCTCGGGCTCCACGCGCGAGGACGGTCCCAACACCTATCCCGCCGGCAACGACGTCACGTGCAACCTTGAGGTCCGTCGCGCCGTCAACCTGGTCATCGATCGCCAGGCCATTGTGAACGACGTGCTCGGCGGCCACGGCAGCGTTGCCTACAGCATCGGTGACGGCATGCCCTGGGCAAGCGAGGACATGCGCTGCGAGCAGGATGTCAGCGCCGCGCAGGCGCTCCTCGAGGAGGCCGGCTGGACAAAGGGCGCCGACGGCATCTATGCCCGAGACGGCCTTTCTTGCGCCTTCGACCTCTACTACCCCACGGGTGACTCCGTCCGCCAGGCCATGGCGAACGCCCTGGCGGACCAGCTGGGCAAGGCGGGCATCTCCGTCACGCCGCATGGTGGCAGCTGGGACGACCTCTATCCCCACGAGTTCAGCGACCCCATCATGTGGGGCTGGGGCTCCAACTCCCCGTCTGACGTCTACGAGCTCAACTACTCCGCGGGAACCATGAACTTCTCGTGCTACGAGAACCCCGCGACCGACGCCTACCTGGACGAGGCGCTTGCCACCAAGACCGTCGAAGAGTCCTTCCCGCTGTGGCAGCGTGCCGAGTGGGACGGCACCACGGGCATCGCTCCGCAGGGTGACGCCACGTGGGCCTGGATTGCCAACGTGAGCCACCTCTACTTCAAGCGTGAGGGCCTGAAGGTCGCTCGTCAGAAGCTGCAGCCCCACGGTCACGGCTGGTCCGTCCTCAACAACGTGGACCTCTGGAGCTGGGAGTAGCGTGGACGAGCCTGGCGAGAAAAGCGCGGCCGCGAGTCGCTTCGGGGCGCCCCGGGCGACCGGGGCGTTTTGGCTGCCCCGTCCCGTGTCCGCGCTGCTCAGGCTTCTGCTGCTGCTTGCGGCCACGAGCGTGGTGACGTTTGCCCTGGTGGCGGCTTCGCCCGTCGACCCGGTGAAAGCAAACCTCGGCCAGGCGGCCTACGCCCAGATGAGCGAGGGTCAGCGCGCCCAGCTCGCCGAGTACTGGGGCGCGGACACGCCCCTTCCGGAGCGCTACGCCCACTGGCTCTCCGGCGCCCTGCGCGGAGACTTGGGCCAGAGCCTGCGCTTCGGGCGGCCCGTGACCGAGGTGGTGGGGGAGCGCTTTGCCAACTCCGCCGCCCTCATGGCCTGCGCCTGGCTTCTTGCCGGCGTTGTGGGCCTGGGCCTGGGCGTCCTCGCGGGGAGCTGCCGCGGGAGCCTGGTGGATCGCGTCGTGAGCGGCATCTGCCTCGCACTCTCGTCGACGCCGTCCTTCTGGCTGGGCCTTTTGGCCGTCATGGTCTTCTCTGTGGCGCTTGGGTGGTTCCCGCTGGGCTTCTCCGTTCCCATCGGCGTCGACGCAGCGCAGGTCTCCTGGGCCGACAAGCTCCACCACATGGTGCTTCCCGCGCTGGTACTGGGCGTTGCCAATGCGCCCTCAATTGCGCTCCACACCAGGCAGAAGACCGTCGAGGTCCTGGAGAGTGACTACGTGCGCTTTGCCCTGGGGCGGGGAGAGACGCCGCGTCAGGTGCTTCTGCGCCACGGCATGAGGAACCTCGTGCTGCCCGCGGTGACGCTGGAGTGCGCGTCCGTGGGAGAGATATTTGGCGGCTCGGTGCTGGTGGAGCAGGTCTTCTCGTACCCAGGCCTGGGACAGGCCGCGGTGACGGCGGGCCTTGGCGGAGACGCGCCGCTGCTCGTGGCCATAGCGCTGGCGTCTGCCCTGGTGGTCTTTGCGGGCAACGCCGCAGGAGACGCCATCTGTGCCCTCATTGACCCCAGAGTCCGCGATAGGAGGCGAGAGGCCAATGGCGCAAGGTGACGTTCTGACGGGGGCGGCTGCCAACCCCGCGGCTCCGCTGCTGCACGCCTCCGAGGTCAGGGGCGCCGGAAACCGCAGGCGCATGCTCGTGGGCGTGGTCTGCGCCTGCGCATTGTTGCTGGCCGCCGTTGTGGCTGGACGTCTGCTTTGGGACACCGCCGGCACCACGGACTTCTCCTCAAAGTGGCTGGCTCCCTGCCTTGAGCACCCCTTCGGCACCGACTGGATGGGCCGAGACATGCTCGCCCGCACGCTGGCAGGCCTTTCTACCTCGGTCTTTGTGGGCCTTCTGGCCTCGGCAATCTCTGGCGTGGTGGCGCTGGCGCTGGCGCTTCTCGCCGCGCTGGGTGGACGGGCGGCGGACGCTACCGTTGCCTGGCTCGTCGACCTCGTCATGGGCGTTCCCCACATGATCTTGCTCATCCTGGTGAGCTACGCGCTCGGGCGTGGCTTCTGGGGCGTGACGCTGGCAGTCGCGCTCACGCACTGGGGCAGCCTCGCCCGCGTGCTGCGCGCCGAGGCCGTGCAGGTTCGCGACCAGCCGTTCATGGCCCTGGCACGCGCCATGGGCGTCGGCCGAGCCCGCCTGGCACTCACCCACCTGTTGCCTGCGCTTCTGCCGCAGTTGCTCGTGGGCATGGTGCTGGCCTTTCCGCACGCCATCCTGCACGAGGCCTCCATCACGTTCTTGGGCTTCGGCCTCTCGGCAGACGAGCCTGCCATCGGAGTCATCCTCTCCGAGGCCATGCAGTACCTATCGACGGGTAGCTGGTGGCTGGCGGTGCTTCCGGGTGCGGCGCTCGTCGCGGTCGTGCTGGCCTTCGACAGGCTAGGGTCGCTTCTGCGCGACCTGGCTTCCGCCCGCGCGGCGCAGGCCTAGGGAGGTGCCATGGAGAAGGACGAGCAGGTGAAGGCTCAGACGTCTGGGGCGGCGGTCGCGCTGCCACACGCCGACGGCGAGCTGCACCATCATCACAGCCATGCTGGTGGCTCGCATCACGTGGGTGGCCACCACCTCCTGAGCGTGGAGCACCTGAGCGTTGGGTTTGACATGTACGACCCCCAGGCTCCGTTCTGGCGCGCGGGCCGCGTCCGCAGCGAGGTGCTGCACGACCTCACGCTGAGCGTGCATGCGGGAGAGATCCTTGCCGTCGTGGGAGCCAGCGGCTCTGGAAAGACCGTCCTGACCGATGCGCTCATGGGTCGCTGGGAGAACAACGCCGAGGTCAGAGGTTGCGTCTGGTTTGACGGAGAGCTCATGGACGCGGCTGGCCTGCGCGCCCTTGCGGGCCACGGCGTCTCGCTCGTGCCCCAGGGCGTGGGAAGCCTCGACCCGCTCATGCGCGTGGGCGAGCAGGTTCGCGGCGTTGCCCGGGGCGCCACCCGAGCAGAGCGCGCGGCCGACGCCGAGCGCCGCGTCGCCCGGCAGCGCGAGCTCTTTTGCTCCTATGGCCTTGCGCCTGAAGTGGAGCGCATGTACCCGCACGAGCTCTCCGGCGGCATGGCCCGACGCGCGCTGCTCATGTGTGCCCTCATGGACGATCCGCGCCTCATCATCGCCGACGAGCCCACGCCGGGCCTCGACCTTGATCTGGCCGTTCATGCCCTCGATGACCTGCGCTCCTTTGCTGACGGCGGCGGCGGGGTCCTGCTCGTGACCCACGACATCGAGCTGGCGTTGCTGGTTGCCGACCGCGTTGCCGTCTTCAAGGACGGAACCATCGTGGAGGAGACGAGCGTGCAGAGCTTCTCGTCTCCCGAGCTGCTGAGGCATCCCTTCTCGCGAGCGCTCTGGCACGCGCTGCCAGGGCATGACTTTGCGAGCACCGGCGGCGTGGCTGCCAATGCTGGCAATCCGGAGGTGGACGCATGAGTCTCGTGGCACAAGGCCTTTGCTTCTCGTATCCCGGTGGTCGAGAAGTGCTGCGTGACGTGAACCTTGAGGTGACGCCGGGCGAGCGCGTGGCCGTGACGGGGGTCTCGGGAAGGGGCAAGACCACGCTCTGCCGGCTGCTTTCCGGGCACCTGGCCCCTTCGGCGGGCTCAGTCGTCGTTGATGGCGCCCCACTGCCTCTCGTCGGACGCCTTCGACGGAAGGCGAGTCCGGTCCAGCTGCTCTGGCAGCACCCCGAGCAGGCGTTTGACCCCAGGCTCCCGGTCGGCCGTGCCCTCACCGAGGTATCGCAGGCAAACGAGCCGCAGCTAGACGGACTTCTCGATGCGTTTGGTGCCAGGCGGGAGTGGATGGGCCGCCGTCCGCACGAGCTCTCTGGTGGCGAGCTCATGCGCCTGGCCATGGTGCGCGCCCTTGCCTGCCAGCCGCGCTACCTGGTGGCCGACGAATCGACGGCCATGCTTGATGCCGTTACCCAGGCCGAGCTCTGGCAGGTCCTCATGGGGCTCCAGGAGCGCGACGGCTGGGGCCTCGCCCTGGTCTCTCACTCGCCGGCGCTCCTCTCCCGCGTGGCCACCAGAACCTTCGCCCTCTAGTCACGTACAGGCCTCCGACCTCGTTAAGCGATTGCACGTGTTAAGATTCCTTCCTAACGAATCGATTCGCTTAACGCTCACACAAGGGAGGTTCGGTGGGCGAGAAGTACCTCACGCTTGGCCAGGCGGCGCGGGAGCTTGGCGTGACCAAAGCCCGTGTCTCGCAGCTGGGGAGCATGGGCACCCTTGAGACTGCGATGGTCGAGGGCAGAAAGCAGGTCCTTGTGGCCTCCGTGCAAGCCTATGCCCAGCGGAGGGCGCGTTCCTGCGGCTTTCTCCGGCAAATCCCTGACTCTGATGTCTGCCGACTACGAGGTCGCGCGCCTCACGTACGACTGCCAGCGCGAGCGCCCGTTTTCCGTCGTGGAGGTTCTGGATCCCGCTCGCATGCCGCTGGGGACGGTGACCTCTGGCGGCAACGTTAAAGCCCGCGAGTTCAACGACTGGTGGTTCCATCGCTCCATCCCCGATGCGAGGCCCATGTACCTGGCAAAATGCAGGGAGCTTGGGCTTAGCGAGGGCGAGCGGGTCTCCATGCGGGGACACGGCCTCTCGCTGTCCGACTGCTACTGGTTGCTGCCCGATGGCGCCGACCTGGAGTGGTCCCGCATCAACTACTTCCAGAATCACTTCGTGGGCTGCGACGAGGTGGGCGGACCCTGGTTGGCCTCCGTGGGCCTTGACTCTCCGGACAACACCTCCGAGGGGGGAGCTGCCCAAGCGCTGGGCCATAGAGGGCGACGCCCGGGTGCTCTACAAGGGGTCCGGCGCGGACGACCAGCGGCCCTGCAACGAGGTCGTCGCCACAAGGCTGTTCGGTCGGGTGCTCATGCCGGGAAGCTACGTGCCGTACGAGCTCGTGCGTCTTGGTGACGGCCTGGCGTGCCGTTGCCCAGACTTCTTGAACGGCCGGGAGGAGTACATTCCGGCCGTCTACCTGCGTGACTCCATGGGAGCAACGCGGGGCTCCTCAACCTACGACCGGCTGTGCCGTCATGCGGCGCGCCTGGGCGCAAACGAGGGCGAGGTCGGGCTCAGGCTCTGCGAGATGATGGTCTGCGACTCCATCCTCGCCAACGCCGATCGCCATTGGCGCAACTTTGGCTTCATTCGCAACGTCGACACCCTTGAGCTCCGGCCCGCCCCTATCTTCGACACCGGTAACTGCCTCTGGTATGCAAAGACCGATGGCGAGGTTGCCGCATGCGACTGGACCTTCTCTGCAAGGCCGTTTGGGCCCGAGCCGCAGCGCCAGCTGGCCCTCGTGGACCGCGCCGAGTGGTTTGAGCCCGCCTTTCTTGATGGCTTTGTCGAGGAGGCAATGGGTGTCCTGGCCCGCAGCGCGTTTGCCTCGACCCCAGAGAGAGGGTCGTTCATAGAGGAGGGCCTTTCTCGCCGCGTGGCCGCCGTCTCCTCCGTCATGGAGGTCCTGGCGTTCAGGCAGGCCTGGGGGTAGGACCTGGGGCGGGTTCCGTACGCAAAAAGGCCGCCACCCGGAGGTGACGGCCTTCAAAGTCCGGCTTCGCCCTTGGCGAGAAGGACTTACTTGTTCAGAGCGGCGTCCACGGCGACGGCGCAGGCGACGGTGGCACCGACCATGGGGTTGTTGCCCATGCCGATGAGACCCATCATGTCGACGTGCGCAGGCACGGAGGAGGAGCCGGCGAACTGGGCGTCAGAGTGCATGCGGCCCATGGTGTCGGTCATGCCGTAGGAGGCGGGGCCGGCGCCCATGTTGTCCGGGTGCAGGGTGCGGCCAGTGCCGCCACCGGAGGCAACGGAGAAGTACTTCTTGCCGGCCTCGAGGCGCTCCTTCTTGTAGGTGCCAGCGACGGGGTGCTGGAAGCGCGTCGGGTTGGTGGAGTTGCCGGTGATGGAGATGTCGACGTTCTCGTGCCACATGATGGCAACGCCCTCGCGGACGTCGTCGGCGCCGTAGCAGTTGACGGCGGCACGCGGGCCATCGGAGTACGGGATGGTCTCCACGACCTTGAGCTCGCCCGTGTAGTAGTCAAACTGGGTCTTCACGTAGGTGAAGCCGTTGATGCGGGCGATGATCTGGGCGGCGTCCTTGCCCAGGCCGTTCAGGATGACGCGGAGCGGCTTCTTGCGGGCCTTGTTGGCGTTGAGGGCCAGGCCGATGGCGCCCTCGGCGGCAGCGAAGGACTCGTGGCCGGCCAGGAAGGCGAAGCACTCGGTGTCGTCAGAGAGGAGCATGGCGCCCAGGTTGCCGTGGCCCAGGCCGACCTTGCGGTCCTCGGCGACGGAGCCGGGGACGGTGAAGGCCTGGATGCCCTCGCCGATGATGGAAGCGGCCTCGGAAGCGTCCTTGGCGCCCTTCTTGATGGCCAGGGCGCAGCCCAGGGTGTAGGCCCACTCGGCGTTCTGGAAGGCGATGGACTGGGTGTTGTGGACGATCTCGCGCGGGTTGAAGCCCTTGTCGGTGCAGATCTCAAGGGCCTCCTCGAGGGAGGCGATGCCGTTCTCAGCGAGGCACTTGTTGATCTTCTCGACGCGGCGCTCGTAGCCTTCGAAAGTGACTGCCATTGTTATATCCCTCCCTTTCTACTCGTGAACGGGGAACGTGCTGGCGACGGAGTGGGTCTCCTCGTCGGTACGCGGGTCGATGTACTTGGCGGCGTTCTCCCACTGGCCGTAGTGGCCCATGGCGCCCTGGATGGCCTCCTCGGGGGTCTTGCCGGCCTTGAGGGCGTCGGTGAACTTGCCGAGGTTCATGAACTCGAAGGCGATGATCTCGTTCTTGTCGTTCAGAGCCATGCGGGTGACGTAGCCCTGGGCGAGCTCGAGGTAGCGGGCGCCCTTGGCCTTGGTGCCGAACATGGTGCCGACCTGGGAGCGCAAGCCCTTGCCGAGGTCGTCAAGGGAGGCGCCGACGGGCAGGCCGTTCTCGGAGAAGGCGGTCTGGGTGCGGCCGTAGACAATCTGCAGGAAGATCTCGCGCATGGCGACGTTGATGGCGTCGCAGACGAGGTCGGTGTTCAGGGCCTCGAGGATGGTCTTGCCAGGAAGGATCTCGGAAGCCATGGCGGCGGAGTGCGTCATGCCGGAGCAGCCGATGGTCTCGACCAGGGCCTCCTCGATGATGCCGTCCTTGACGTTAAGCGTGAGCTTGCAGGCACCCTGCTGCGGGGCGCACCAGCCCACACCGTGCG
Protein-coding regions in this window:
- a CDS encoding ABC transporter ATP-binding protein produces the protein MSLVAQGLCFSYPGGREVLRDVNLEVTPGERVAVTGVSGRGKTTLCRLLSGHLAPSAGSVVVDGAPLPLVGRLRRKASPVQLLWQHPEQAFDPRLPVGRALTEVSQANEPQLDGLLDAFGARREWMGRRPHELSGGELMRLAMVRALACQPRYLVADESTAMLDAVTQAELWQVLMGLQERDGWGLALVSHSPALLSRVATRTFAL
- a CDS encoding GGGtGRT protein, whose product is MAVTFEGYERRVEKINKCLAENGIASLEEALEICTDKGFNPREIVHNTQSIAFQNAEWAYTLGCALAIKKGAKDASEAASIIGEGIQAFTVPGSVAEDRKVGLGHGNLGAMLLSDDTECFAFLAGHESFAAAEGAIGLALNANKARKKPLRVILNGLGKDAAQIIARINGFTYVKTQFDYYTGELKVVETIPYSDGPRAAVNCYGADDVREGVAIMWHENVDISITGNSTNPTRFQHPVAGTYKKERLEAGKKYFSVASGGGTGRTLHPDNMGAGPASYGMTDTMGRMHSDAQFAGSSSVPAHVDMMGLIGMGNNPMVGATVACAVAVDAALNK
- a CDS encoding iron-sulfur cluster assembly scaffold protein; the protein is MQYSAEVENMCPVAKGAYHGPAPIPEEGKWVQAKEISDISGLTHGVGWCAPQQGACKLTLNVKDGIIEEALVETIGCSGMTHSAAMASEILPGKTILEALNTDLVCDAINVAMREIFLQIVYGRTQTAFSENGLPVGASLDDLGKGLRSQVGTMFGTKAKGARYLELAQGYVTRMALNDKNEIIAFEFMNLGKFTDALKAGKTPEEAIQGAMGHYGQWENAAKYIDPRTDEETHSVASTFPVHE
- a CDS encoding ATP-binding cassette domain-containing protein; its protein translation is MEKDEQVKAQTSGAAVALPHADGELHHHHSHAGGSHHVGGHHLLSVEHLSVGFDMYDPQAPFWRAGRVRSEVLHDLTLSVHAGEILAVVGASGSGKTVLTDALMGRWENNAEVRGCVWFDGELMDAAGLRALAGHGVSLVPQGVGSLDPLMRVGEQVRGVARGATRAERAADAERRVARQRELFCSYGLAPEVERMYPHELSGGMARRALLMCALMDDPRLIIADEPTPGLDLDLAVHALDDLRSFADGGGGVLLVTHDIELALLVADRVAVFKDGTIVEETSVQSFSSPELLRHPFSRALWHALPGHDFASTGGVAANAGNPEVDA